Proteins encoded by one window of Mycoplasma capricolum subsp. capricolum ATCC 27343:
- a CDS encoding HNH endonuclease family protein: MTIFENLNSKGKPLSDLDLIKNFLISHDTGNYETKDKLNKFQDKIINFLKEQLDEKNNVATEQYIEDFLYHYLRFRWCKKFKIKENYSDFLFAKFSKSTQRYSLFKYFKDYVLNYRKPQIIDKTTYIDFIQELNSFLKLYIELKFPKKFKDIGSNEWLIAIRNKDIHFPLVFYLYDKYYQFSSTKWENKTKDSEITVIKYIKVFSSHIIKVISVHKDSRLSLFDLTHEFINMIKESKEPEEIKKELKNNSTHKGVIFNTPSKEQFLDSCKNEIPASWISYSLVYIIQISLEKQQKFYDNIIGNRFIPSVEHIMPQNLDNNWKEVLIDNISITKENVSEKHKFYLNQIGNLVYVNSDLNSSLGKRVFKEKKIDYKNSKWKIISGNNLGELQDEYVKPICEYENWNFEIIKKRTEKLAEYVYNIMEDLDNV, encoded by the coding sequence ATGACAATTTTTGAAAACTTGAATTCTAAGGGAAAGCCCTTAAGTGATCTAGATCTTATAAAAAATTTTCTTATATCACATGACACTGGAAACTATGAAACAAAAGATAAATTAAATAAATTTCAAGATAAAATAATTAATTTTTTAAAAGAACAGCTAGATGAAAAAAATAATGTCGCAACTGAACAGTATATAGAAGATTTTTTATATCATTATTTACGTTTTAGATGATGTAAAAAATTTAAAATAAAAGAAAATTATAGTGATTTTTTATTTGCAAAATTTAGTAAATCAACCCAACGTTACTCACTATTTAAATATTTTAAAGATTATGTTTTAAATTATAGAAAACCACAAATAATAGATAAAACAACATATATTGATTTCATACAAGAATTAAATAGTTTTTTAAAATTGTATATAGAATTAAAATTTCCAAAAAAATTTAAAGATATTGGTTCAAATGAATGACTTATAGCTATTAGAAATAAAGATATTCATTTTCCTTTAGTATTTTATTTATATGATAAATATTATCAATTCAGTTCTACTAAATGAGAAAATAAAACTAAAGATTCTGAAATAACAGTTATTAAATATATAAAAGTATTCTCATCACACATTATTAAAGTTATTAGTGTTCATAAAGACAGTCGCTTATCATTATTTGATTTAACACATGAATTTATTAATATGATTAAAGAATCAAAAGAACCTGAAGAAATAAAAAAAGAGCTTAAAAATAATTCAACTCATAAAGGAGTAATTTTTAATACTCCATCAAAAGAACAATTCTTAGATTCATGTAAAAATGAAATACCAGCCTCATGAATATCATACTCTCTTGTTTATATAATCCAAATTTCATTAGAAAAGCAACAAAAATTTTATGATAACATTATTGGAAATAGATTTATACCATCTGTTGAACACATTATGCCTCAAAATTTAGATAACAATTGAAAAGAAGTCTTAATAGATAACATTAGTATTACAAAGGAAAATGTTAGTGAGAAACATAAGTTTTATCTTAACCAAATAGGAAATTTAGTATATGTAAATTCTGATTTAAACTCATCACTTGGTAAGAGAGTTTTTAAGGAGAAAAAAATAGATTATAAAAATTCAAAATGAAAAATAATTAGTGGTAATAATTTAGGTGAACTCCAAGACGAATATGTTAAACCAATTTGTGAATATGAAAACTGAAACTTTGAAATTATCAAAAAAAGAACTGAAAAACTTGCTGAATATGTTTATAACATAATGGAAGATTTAGATAATGTATAG
- a CDS encoding BspA family leucine-rich repeat surface protein, with protein MKHLLKLISSLIILSTGILSVSCTNKNIKSKEDNISNNKEDNKDQTKPENSPQDQPQANEPKEEINISEEEKQEVINALEKVFKEQEDAFGSFHTYQDVVDQLKVYLEDNGFKYLEYLKLTNQEQMLINLKVDKEHKKLNEISINYFDKKIIFTPNTVLENKVQDKYNSNNNELIQIGYELQRTLNNIKLTNVKDTTIKVPKHLPLKINSLDETFKDLKSEKIDNLEKWNTKNIKFLTKTFEEAKNFNQSINSWDVSNVIDMTEMFAGAAKFNQDLNSWDTSKVQSMKGMFWDAESFNGNITNWNVKTVDDMQNMFSGAKNFNIDLDKWNTSNVESMEGMFSRTDAFNGKISNWNTSKVISMKQMFQESKSFKQDLSSWDVSKVTHAEMFRKSSEKNIIDDYLPKFPESIRKTL; from the coding sequence ATGAAGCACTTATTAAAACTAATAAGTAGTTTAATCATATTAAGTACTGGTATTTTATCAGTTAGTTGTACTAATAAAAATATTAAAAGTAAAGAAGATAATATTAGTAATAATAAGGAGGACAATAAAGATCAAACAAAACCAGAAAATTCACCACAAGACCAACCACAAGCTAATGAACCTAAAGAAGAAATTAATATTAGCGAAGAAGAAAAGCAAGAAGTCATAAATGCTTTAGAAAAAGTTTTTAAAGAACAAGAAGATGCCTTTGGTAGTTTTCATACTTACCAAGATGTTGTTGATCAATTAAAAGTTTATTTAGAAGATAATGGTTTTAAGTATTTAGAATATTTAAAATTAACAAATCAAGAACAAATGTTAATAAATTTAAAAGTTGATAAAGAACATAAAAAGTTAAATGAAATAAGTATAAATTATTTTGATAAGAAAATTATTTTTACTCCTAATACTGTACTAGAAAATAAAGTCCAAGATAAATATAATTCTAATAATAATGAACTAATCCAAATTGGGTACGAATTACAAAGAACCCTTAATAATATCAAATTAACTAATGTTAAAGACACGACTATAAAAGTGCCAAAACATTTGCCATTAAAAATTAATTCACTTGATGAAACTTTTAAAGACTTAAAATCTGAAAAAATAGATAACTTAGAAAAATGAAATACAAAAAACATTAAGTTTTTAACAAAAACTTTTGAAGAGGCCAAAAATTTTAATCAAAGCATTAATTCTTGAGATGTTTCAAATGTTATTGATATGACAGAAATGTTTGCTGGAGCAGCTAAGTTTAATCAAGATTTAAATTCTTGAGATACTTCAAAAGTTCAATCTATGAAAGGGATGTTTTGAGATGCAGAAAGTTTTAATGGTAATATTACAAACTGGAATGTTAAAACTGTTGATGATATGCAAAACATGTTTAGTGGGGCTAAAAATTTTAATATAGATTTAGATAAATGAAATACTTCAAATGTAGAAAGTATGGAAGGAATGTTTAGTAGGACTGATGCTTTTAATGGAAAAATTTCCAATTGAAACACATCAAAAGTTATTTCGATGAAACAAATGTTTCAAGAATCAAAAAGTTTTAAGCAAGATCTGAGTTCATGAGACGTTTCAAAAGTAACTCATGCAGAAATGTTTAGAAAAAGTTCTGAAAAAAATATAATTGATGATTATTTACCTAAATTTCCAGAATCTATACGTAAAACACTTTAA
- a CDS encoding BspA family leucine-rich repeat surface protein translates to MKHLLKLISSLIILSTGILSVSCTNKQTNPNKNINEQNSSSRNRRSIPDSSEIKLETVVSEDIKNKGIAALKKVFKDQEEAFGSFHTYQDVVDQLKVYLKDMGIYHLDYLKLTNENTKQNTLEVDSNKSLNNINISYFDRVETFTPKTVLKDEVKEKYDSSKNQLLQIGYKKDETLQVIKVTKVNPKVKKVPIHLPLKINSLDETFKDLKSEKIDNLEKWNTENIKFFTETFSDTENFDQDISSWNVSNGIDMTKMFAGAKKFNQNLNSWDTRNVKTMHGMFWDAENFNGSVFKWNVKKVEDMQSMFSGAFNFNQDLNEWDTSKVENMEGMFSNTKLFNGDITKWNISNVTSMRQMFQGAKGFKRSLSSWKPIKVTHAQDFRKNAESNIPKENLPRFSEKILNTL, encoded by the coding sequence ATGAAGCACTTATTAAAACTAATAAGTAGTTTAATCATATTAAGTACTGGTATTTTATCAGTTAGTTGTACTAATAAACAAACTAATCCTAATAAAAATATAAATGAGCAAAACAGTTCTTCAAGAAATAGAAGATCTATACCTGATTCTTCTGAAATTAAATTAGAAACTGTAGTAAGTGAAGATATTAAAAATAAAGGTATAGCAGCCTTAAAAAAAGTTTTTAAAGATCAAGAAGAAGCTTTTGGTAGTTTTCATACTTACCAAGATGTAGTTGATCAATTAAAGGTGTATTTAAAGGATATGGGGATATATCATTTAGATTATTTAAAATTAACTAATGAGAATACAAAACAAAATACATTAGAAGTTGATAGCAATAAATCCTTGAATAATATAAATATATCTTATTTTGATAGAGTAGAAACTTTCACTCCTAAAACCGTTTTAAAAGATGAAGTCAAAGAAAAATATGATAGTAGTAAAAATCAATTATTACAAATTGGTTATAAAAAGGATGAAACTTTACAAGTTATAAAAGTAACAAAAGTTAATCCAAAAGTTAAAAAGGTACCCATACACCTACCTTTAAAAATTAATTCACTTGATGAAACTTTTAAAGACTTAAAATCTGAAAAAATAGATAATTTAGAAAAATGAAATACAGAAAATATAAAATTCTTTACTGAAACTTTTAGTGATACAGAAAATTTTGATCAAGATATAAGCTCTTGAAATGTATCAAACGGTATTGATATGACTAAAATGTTTGCTGGAGCAAAAAAATTTAATCAAAATTTAAATTCTTGAGATACAAGAAATGTTAAAACAATGCATGGAATGTTTTGAGATGCTGAAAATTTCAATGGTTCTGTGTTTAAGTGAAATGTAAAAAAAGTTGAAGATATGCAAAGCATGTTTAGTGGAGCCTTTAATTTCAATCAGGATTTAAATGAATGAGATACTTCTAAAGTAGAAAATATGGAAGGAATGTTTAGTAATACAAAATTATTTAATGGTGATATTACTAAATGAAATATATCTAATGTTACATCGATGAGACAAATGTTCCAAGGCGCAAAAGGATTTAAACGTAGTTTAAGTTCTTGAAAACCAATAAAAGTAACCCATGCACAAGATTTTAGAAAAAATGCTGAATCAAATATACCAAAAGAAAATCTTCCAAGGTTTTCGGAAAAAATACTTAACACATTATAG
- a CDS encoding MSC_0775 family lipoprotein, producing MLKSKKLFIPLLATLAITPVLVVVSCKNLNSNQSLSEKIYLNYNLKTESEKQEFENYNQINMLSEINQYFIKHDYGEELVKFTAQGASGATVEFNNIMKNNYASKYMKFDETKFKEIIKKEFNLSDNFLKRLEFEVDYNNISRDYGNNFDIIFPIRVRLPLVSHKNFKYQQGLFIEQTFNFKVRNVKTSASEKINIENLKPIFEKLTELKKKNNFSAKTKELTDEIKKSINEWGIHQLSSSQLGLMFDLKTDEFDNLSKIDNNGKKIEFKKTIIDIDLTDSSLAYNQGFLKLRLGVRDNANVKNPTEVGVTTWVKFDFDINDLFWKKLKLSELIKINTIKYSENNTDFTNLKNDNLLIKAKSNFIKSIKVKSIDKTNDYRNSGLLLEILTNEATNNLINLHKKIGVGKYTELYEHEFFKNNIHTPNFATDRLTQENLKSINKDFFRQFDSEMFSGGYARSRGFYSEKVKTPKFMHIGEDYIAKDFEPVVMPYDGQIIAAYELTTKVAFAGVGTVLVAKIPVDNLLWSPKEKEILLNDNKDCIYVSFLHLDAQRTLNNKNFNWSTETFELGSSRTMHVVKSVTPKTPKEVKKGTIIGYLGDNSSNGGWMSHAHVNLFTNRENYLSENYFSSKTTSLELDKKRIDGYHTKDKSNKDKFSPIGNIGVRSNEQSTKIYEVDPITGEIPKMNKKELPEIALYLNNLNMLGFEKTKGYANPNLMYKLRDERTVSFSVKEVNKL from the coding sequence ATGTTAAAAAGTAAGAAATTATTTATTCCTTTACTAGCTACACTAGCAATAACACCTGTTTTAGTTGTAGTTTCTTGTAAAAACTTAAATTCTAATCAATCTTTAAGTGAAAAAATTTATTTAAACTATAATTTAAAAACTGAAAGTGAAAAACAAGAATTTGAAAATTATAATCAAATTAATATGTTAAGTGAAATTAATCAATATTTTATCAAACATGATTATGGTGAAGAATTAGTTAAATTTACAGCTCAAGGTGCATCTGGAGCTACTGTTGAATTTAATAATATAATGAAAAATAACTATGCATCAAAATATATGAAATTTGATGAAACTAAATTTAAAGAAATTATTAAAAAAGAATTTAATTTATCTGATAATTTTTTAAAGAGATTAGAATTTGAAGTTGATTATAATAATATATCAAGAGATTATGGAAATAACTTTGATATTATTTTTCCAATTAGAGTTAGACTACCACTAGTTAGTCATAAGAATTTCAAATATCAACAAGGTTTATTTATTGAACAAACATTTAATTTTAAAGTTAGAAATGTAAAAACAAGTGCTAGTGAAAAGATTAATATAGAAAACCTTAAACCTATATTTGAAAAATTAACTGAGTTAAAAAAGAAAAATAATTTTTCTGCTAAAACAAAAGAATTAACTGATGAAATTAAAAAATCAATCAATGAATGAGGTATTCATCAGTTAAGTTCATCACAACTAGGTTTAATGTTTGATCTTAAAACAGATGAATTTGATAATTTATCAAAAATAGACAATAATGGTAAAAAAATTGAATTTAAAAAAACTATTATTGATATTGATTTAACAGATTCTAGTTTAGCTTATAATCAAGGTTTTTTAAAATTAAGACTAGGTGTTAGAGATAATGCTAATGTTAAAAATCCTACTGAAGTAGGAGTTACAACTTGAGTTAAATTTGATTTTGATATAAATGATTTATTTTGAAAGAAACTAAAATTAAGTGAACTTATTAAAATAAACACTATTAAATATTCTGAAAATAATACTGATTTTACTAACTTAAAAAATGATAACTTACTAATTAAAGCAAAATCTAACTTTATTAAAAGTATAAAAGTAAAATCAATTGACAAAACAAATGATTATAGAAATTCAGGTTTACTTTTAGAAATATTAACCAATGAAGCTACTAACAATCTAATTAATTTACATAAAAAAATTGGTGTTGGCAAGTATACTGAATTATATGAACATGAGTTTTTTAAAAATAATATTCACACTCCTAACTTTGCAACTGATAGATTAACTCAAGAAAATTTAAAAAGTATTAATAAGGATTTCTTTAGACAATTTGATTCAGAAATGTTTTCAGGAGGATATGCTAGATCTAGAGGGTTTTATAGTGAAAAGGTTAAAACCCCTAAGTTTATGCATATAGGTGAAGATTATATTGCTAAAGATTTTGAACCAGTTGTTATGCCATATGATGGACAAATTATTGCTGCTTATGAATTAACAACTAAAGTTGCTTTTGCTGGTGTAGGAACAGTATTAGTTGCTAAAATTCCAGTTGATAATTTATTGTGATCTCCTAAAGAAAAAGAAATTTTATTAAATGATAATAAAGATTGTATTTATGTTTCATTTTTACATTTAGACGCACAAAGAACACTAAATAATAAAAATTTTAATTGATCAACTGAAACTTTTGAATTGGGTTCAAGTAGAACAATGCATGTTGTAAAAAGTGTTACTCCAAAAACTCCTAAAGAAGTTAAAAAAGGAACAATCATAGGTTATTTAGGAGATAATTCTTCAAATGGTGGATGAATGTCACATGCTCATGTTAACTTATTTACAAATAGAGAAAATTATTTATCTGAAAATTACTTTTCTTCAAAAACAACAAGTTTAGAGTTAGACAAAAAAAGAATTGATGGATATCATACAAAAGATAAAAGTAATAAAGATAAATTCTCACCAATTGGAAACATTGGTGTAAGATCTAATGAACAATCAACTAAAATTTATGAAGTTGATCCAATAACAGGTGAAATACCTAAAATGAATAAAAAAGAATTACCTGAGATTGCTTTATATTTAAATAACTTAAATATGTTAGGTTTTGAAAAAACTAAAGGTTATGCTAACCCAAATCTAATGTATAAATTAAGAGATGAAAGAACAGTTTCATTTAGTGTAAAAGAAGTTAACAAATTATAA
- a CDS encoding RDD family protein, which yields MNDSLITSKTNDFKLDINNYKLASLWKVFFARLFDLLICSIPLIIISIFLKPKTGDIIGLLTKYLVSFVWTFFYFVVLSFLLKGNSCCKKLFKIELKSLNTKKISFKQVLVREIWFIFIPLFIGFIFTIIFAFLLPSNFVKKQAWRISLSLIVYQIGLVIVLFWFLGLMISIRLQANHQSFIDIKLNLIVIEKQKTIANKQIKSNIILTRNDKHISLNEQPGNFDLEFINELKQDLDNDDLKDKKNSK from the coding sequence ATGAATGATTCTTTAATTACTAGTAAAACAAATGATTTTAAACTAGATATTAATAATTACAAATTAGCTAGTTTATGAAAAGTTTTTTTTGCTAGGCTTTTTGATTTGTTAATTTGCTCAATTCCATTAATTATCATTTCAATTTTTTTAAAACCTAAAACTGGTGATATTATAGGCTTGCTTACTAAGTATTTAGTATCTTTTGTGTGAACTTTTTTTTATTTTGTTGTTTTAAGTTTTTTATTAAAAGGAAATAGTTGTTGTAAAAAACTTTTTAAAATAGAGTTAAAAAGTTTAAATACTAAAAAAATTAGTTTTAAACAAGTATTAGTTAGAGAAATTTGATTTATTTTTATCCCTTTATTTATTGGTTTTATTTTTACAATTATTTTTGCTTTTTTATTACCTAGTAATTTTGTAAAAAAACAAGCTTGAAGAATTTCTTTATCTTTAATTGTTTATCAAATAGGTTTAGTTATTGTTTTATTTTGATTTTTAGGATTAATGATTTCAATTAGACTACAAGCTAATCATCAATCTTTTATTGATATTAAATTGAACTTAATTGTAATTGAAAAACAAAAAACAATAGCAAATAAACAAATTAAATCTAATATAATTCTAACTAGAAATGATAAACATATTTCTTTAAATGAACAACCTGGTAATTTTGATTTAGAATTTATAAATGAGTTAAAACAAGATCTAGATAATGATGATTTAAAAGATAAAAAAAATAGTAAGTAG
- the msrB gene encoding peptide-methionine (R)-S-oxide reductase MsrB, with the protein MNKVIYLAGGCFWGVEAYFSKLKGVIDAENGYANGISEKTKYYSLSKTLHAETVKVTYDPNQISLEELLVHYFRIIHPDSLNKQGNDVGTQYRTGVYYTDINDKKVIELAFLEYKKKYDEFYVELEELKNYMTAEDYHQDYLDKNPTGYCHVNLNVDFNLTDKEQELIKLIRKELSLDELSLNVLKYSATEKPHTSEFNDEHRKGIYVEKITGEVLFASNTKFNAGCGWPSFAAPINNKAVEYKADYSHNMHRVEVRSKTGDNHLGHVFNDGPKEMGGLRYCINGAAIEFIPYEEMEEKGYFEYKKFLD; encoded by the coding sequence ATGAATAAAGTTATCTATTTAGCTGGTGGTTGTTTTTGAGGTGTTGAAGCATATTTTTCTAAGCTAAAAGGTGTAATTGATGCTGAAAATGGATATGCTAATGGAATTAGTGAAAAAACTAAATATTATAGTTTATCTAAAACTTTACATGCTGAAACAGTTAAAGTTACTTATGATCCAAATCAAATTTCACTAGAAGAATTACTAGTTCATTATTTTAGAATTATTCATCCTGATTCTTTAAATAAGCAAGGAAATGATGTAGGAACACAGTATAGAACTGGTGTTTATTATACTGATATAAATGATAAAAAAGTTATTGAACTAGCATTTTTAGAATACAAAAAAAAATATGATGAATTTTATGTTGAGTTAGAAGAATTAAAAAACTATATGACTGCTGAAGACTATCATCAAGATTATTTAGATAAAAATCCAACAGGTTATTGTCATGTTAATTTAAATGTAGATTTTAATTTAACAGATAAAGAACAAGAACTTATTAAGTTAATAAGAAAAGAATTAAGTTTAGACGAATTAAGCTTAAATGTTTTAAAATATTCAGCAACAGAAAAACCACACACTTCAGAATTTAATGACGAACATAGAAAAGGTATTTATGTTGAAAAAATAACTGGAGAAGTGTTATTTGCTTCAAATACTAAGTTTAATGCTGGTTGTGGTTGGCCAAGTTTTGCAGCTCCAATTAATAATAAAGCTGTTGAATATAAAGCAGATTATTCTCACAATATGCATAGAGTTGAAGTTAGATCAAAAACTGGAGATAACCATTTAGGACACGTTTTTAATGATGGTCCTAAAGAAATGGGCGGATTAAGATATTGTATTAATGGGGCAGCTATTGAATTTATTCCATATGAAGAAATGGAAGAAAAAGGGTATTTTGAATATAAGAAATTTTTAGATTAA
- a CDS encoding MAG4940 family membrane protein produces MIQKNTPGEALRTFFNPTVFGFEILAVFLLVFLVLVFRLIAILLKKQHNKLFLSTSFTIATALAFFLPYGFASIGAKTSIAPFLNPLVVFFRAVFIGFGKSGQESNQLVGSILTNGIWYILFAQFIGVILSVLVFYLFFYSIKKVNKNKIEYQFLNTLTLRDFFKNSSDLSVLGFSIKEFVFITLLIIVLPFISMIDIAIYRFDQFGIILIELLFIWTILFISSFFEFFSFHLAFPFIDIIFKTIDFVLLEKSLKKEQIKNYFLEILKFILVVLFSIIIPIVIGFVSILIKIQTGIVISVS; encoded by the coding sequence ATGATACAAAAAAACACACCAGGAGAAGCGTTAAGAACGTTTTTTAATCCAACAGTTTTTGGTTTTGAAATTTTAGCTGTATTTTTATTAGTATTTTTAGTTTTAGTTTTTAGACTAATTGCTATATTGTTAAAAAAACAACATAACAAATTATTTTTATCAACTAGCTTTACAATAGCTACAGCTTTAGCTTTCTTTTTACCTTATGGATTTGCTTCAATTGGGGCAAAAACTTCAATAGCTCCATTTTTAAATCCATTAGTTGTCTTTTTTAGAGCTGTATTTATTGGGTTTGGAAAATCGGGTCAAGAAAGTAATCAATTAGTAGGTTCTATTTTAACTAATGGGATTTGATATATTCTATTTGCTCAATTTATTGGAGTAATTTTAAGTGTTTTAGTATTTTATTTATTTTTTTATAGTATTAAAAAAGTTAATAAAAATAAAATAGAATACCAATTTTTAAACACATTAACTTTAAGAGATTTTTTTAAAAACTCTTCTGATTTATCAGTATTAGGTTTTAGTATTAAAGAATTTGTATTTATTACTTTATTAATTATTGTTTTACCATTTATATCAATGATAGATATTGCTATTTATAGATTTGATCAATTTGGAATTATATTAATAGAATTATTATTTATTTGAACTATATTATTTATTTCTTCGTTTTTTGAATTCTTTTCATTTCATTTAGCTTTTCCTTTTATAGATATTATTTTTAAAACAATAGATTTTGTTTTATTAGAAAAATCATTAAAAAAAGAACAGATAAAAAATTATTTTTTAGAAATATTAAAATTTATTTTAGTAGTATTGTTTTCAATAATTATTCCTATTGTAATAGGATTTGTTAGCATACTTATTAAAATACAAACTGGAATAGTTATTTCAGTTTCTTAA
- a CDS encoding DUF262 domain-containing protein, whose protein sequence is MNYKDKWLDYMILKTNSSIYYNISRNPNNFVKTFIDDFKNTTLFTLKDIQNQKPIILNDKQEQIQISNQHFKIDTFKSFCDILIAFGYIEKQNKNSWKVLSTDLTIDQITKNLFTKHSDEHINILRQSRMIGLLTQLEIITKDNYDDFKIVGKRGKKASFDNIKEDQITFWEENVSKSEQKTNEVLEMINKYEFIKTKENNQEIIRNKNQTDEEEFCDEIANDIKDYFPLKKTNNFTVFKKTIRELLSEISNYTAMQIPLYQRNYSWKSEHVLALLNDLKNKVCRFQNDKDEHFFGFVAANIDKNNYYRIIDGQQRIMTSLIIIYFIKVNLI, encoded by the coding sequence ATGAATTATAAAGATAAATGATTAGATTATATGATTTTAAAAACTAACAGTTCCATTTATTATAATATTTCAAGAAACCCTAATAACTTCGTCAAAACTTTTATAGATGACTTTAAAAATACTACACTTTTTACGTTAAAAGATATACAGAACCAAAAGCCTATAATTTTAAATGATAAGCAAGAACAAATCCAAATAAGTAATCAGCATTTTAAAATAGATACATTTAAGTCATTTTGCGATATTCTTATTGCTTTTGGTTATATAGAAAAACAAAATAAAAATTCTTGAAAAGTACTAAGTACTGATTTAACTATTGATCAAATCACTAAAAATCTATTTACTAAGCATTCTGATGAACATATAAATATTCTTAGACAAAGTAGAATGATAGGCTTACTTACCCAATTAGAAATAATTACAAAAGATAATTATGATGATTTTAAAATTGTTGGAAAACGTGGTAAAAAAGCATCATTTGATAATATCAAAGAAGACCAAATAACTTTTTGAGAAGAAAATGTTAGTAAATCAGAACAAAAAACAAATGAAGTATTAGAAATGATTAATAAATATGAGTTTATTAAAACAAAAGAAAATAACCAAGAAATAATAAGAAATAAAAACCAAACAGATGAAGAAGAATTTTGTGATGAAATAGCTAATGATATAAAAGATTATTTTCCATTAAAAAAAACTAATAATTTTACAGTTTTTAAAAAAACAATTAGAGAATTATTAAGTGAAATTTCAAATTATACTGCTATGCAAATACCTTTGTATCAACGTAATTATTCTTGAAAATCTGAGCATGTTTTAGCTTTATTAAATGACTTGAAAAATAAAGTATGTAGATTTCAAAATGATAAAGATGAACATTTTTTTGGTTTTGTTGCTGCAAATATTGATAAAAATAATTATTATAGAATTATTGATGGTCAGCAAAGAATTATGACAAGTTTAATCATTATTTATTTTATCAAAGTCAACTTAATATAA
- a CDS encoding glycosyltransferase codes for MLVSFIIVSQTHLNRLKTTIDSIKHQTNDSHQTIIINDSKYTDNAKRKYIKEIFDNSNNIILSENNIPQDTSSDWNIAMELATGKYVVFVKEGDFLYPNFVEQIQKVSDKNNADLIEFNQNYNGLLEDQISYNLLKGNKLYDLNKNYEVFAYIQRLIYTKAFKLEIIKQKNLSFRRKVRFDHLFTYKFLSLANNCYILDDYLSLHRISIMKYSAFDLLRQWPHIINYFRQIDKYKVLSDQLTYAHYYQTCYKFLNLIEKYNNPVLYKKALNFTQSKVKNKINGFVKKNKIFLENKDPEFNQRMNDFERFVYSELKKIK; via the coding sequence ATGCTGGTATCTTTTATTATTGTGTCTCAAACACATTTAAATAGATTAAAAACAACTATTGACTCTATAAAACATCAAACTAATGACTCACACCAGACTATTATTATAAATGACTCTAAATATACAGATAATGCAAAAAGAAAATATATAAAAGAAATTTTTGATAATTCAAATAATATTATTTTAAGCGAAAATAATATTCCACAAGATACTTCAAGTGATTGAAACATTGCAATGGAATTAGCAACAGGAAAATATGTTGTTTTTGTTAAAGAAGGCGATTTTTTATATCCCAATTTTGTTGAACAAATTCAAAAAGTATCTGACAAAAACAATGCTGATTTAATAGAATTTAATCAAAATTATAATGGTTTACTTGAAGATCAAATTTCATATAATCTTTTAAAAGGTAATAAATTATATGATTTAAATAAAAATTATGAAGTATTTGCTTATATTCAAAGACTTATTTATACTAAAGCTTTTAAACTTGAGATAATTAAACAAAAAAATTTAAGCTTTAGAAGAAAAGTTAGATTTGACCACTTATTTACTTATAAATTTTTATCTTTAGCAAATAATTGTTATATACTTGATGATTATTTATCATTGCATAGAATTTCTATTATGAAATATTCAGCTTTTGATTTATTAAGACAATGACCACATATTATTAATTACTTTAGACAAATTGATAAATATAAAGTTCTTTCAGATCAATTAACTTATGCTCATTATTATCAAACTTGTTATAAATTTTTAAATTTAATTGAAAAATATAACAACCCTGTTTTATATAAAAAAGCTTTGAATTTTACTCAAAGTAAAGTAAAAAACAAAATTAATGGTTTTGTTAAAAAAAATAAAATCTTTTTAGAAAATAAAGATCCTGAGTTTAATCAAAGAATGAATGATTTTGAGCGTTTTGTATATAGCGAACTTAAAAAAATAAAATAA